From Halobacterium sp. R2-5, the proteins below share one genomic window:
- the rio1 gene encoding serine/threonine-protein kinase Rio1 — MTDEFGLAEDTGEAPGDEFEEIDVSDTEADRIARRQDREFAEFRKRLKDNERFKLDDGAFDDATYAAIYKLVEDGYVGAFGGPISTGKEANVYEALDHDGGDVAVKVYRINASNFQQMRSYLEGDPRFEGIRGDKKAVVLSWTRKEFSNLQRAREAGVRVPTPIAVQRNVLVMELIGEEGDPAPTLNDVNVDNPETAFEVVREYIRRLYDAGLVHGDLSEYNLVVYDNELVVIDVGQAVTIHHNNHDQFLQRDCRNVANFFARQGADVDPESLYDYVVENATPRSEEETERPDDE, encoded by the coding sequence GTGACCGACGAGTTCGGTCTCGCCGAGGACACGGGGGAGGCGCCAGGCGACGAGTTCGAGGAGATCGACGTCTCGGACACGGAGGCCGACCGCATCGCGCGCCGGCAGGACCGGGAGTTCGCGGAGTTCCGCAAGCGCCTGAAGGACAACGAGCGGTTCAAGCTCGACGACGGCGCGTTCGACGACGCGACGTACGCGGCGATCTACAAGCTCGTCGAGGACGGCTACGTGGGTGCGTTCGGTGGCCCGATTTCGACGGGGAAGGAGGCGAACGTCTACGAGGCCCTGGACCACGACGGCGGCGACGTCGCCGTCAAAGTCTACCGCATCAACGCGTCGAACTTCCAGCAGATGCGCTCCTATCTGGAGGGCGACCCGCGCTTCGAGGGGATCCGCGGCGACAAGAAGGCGGTGGTGCTGTCGTGGACGCGCAAGGAGTTCTCGAACCTCCAGCGCGCCCGGGAGGCGGGCGTCAGGGTGCCGACGCCCATTGCGGTCCAGCGGAACGTGTTGGTGATGGAGCTCATCGGCGAGGAGGGCGACCCGGCGCCGACGCTGAACGACGTGAACGTGGACAACCCGGAGACGGCGTTCGAGGTGGTGCGGGAGTACATCCGGCGGCTGTACGACGCGGGACTGGTCCACGGCGACCTCTCGGAGTACAACCTCGTGGTGTACGACAACGAGCTCGTCGTCATCGACGTGGGGCAGGCGGTCACCATCCACCACAACAACCACGACCAGTTCCTGCAGCGGGACTGCCGGAACGTCGCGAACTTCTTCGCGCGGCAGGGCGCGGACGTCGACCCCGAGTCGCTGTACGACTACGTCGTCGAGAACGCGACGCCGCGCTCCGAGGAGGAGACCGAGCGGCCCGACGACGAGTGA
- the eif1A gene encoding translation initiation factor eIF-1A, translating to MSDDEGGRKNLRMPEDDEVFAEVTDMLGANRVQVRCADGEERTARIPGRMQKRIWIREGDVVLVEPWDWQDEKADVVWRYEKSEADQLREEGHIQ from the coding sequence ATGAGCGACGACGAAGGTGGACGCAAGAACCTTCGGATGCCCGAGGACGACGAGGTGTTCGCTGAAGTCACTGACATGCTCGGCGCGAACCGGGTGCAGGTTCGGTGCGCGGACGGGGAGGAGCGGACCGCCCGCATCCCCGGGCGGATGCAGAAGCGCATCTGGATTCGGGAGGGCGACGTGGTGCTGGTGGAGCCGTGGGACTGGCAGGACGAGAAGGCGGACGTGGTGTGGCGCTACGAGAAATCGGAGGCCGACCAGCTGCGGGAGGAAGGCCACATCCAATGA
- a CDS encoding tyrosine--tRNA ligase encodes MDTYELLTRNAAEVVTEEELEALADDPDGKRAYVGYEPSGVLHLGHLLTANKLIDLQDAGLDVVVLLADVHAYLNGKGSFEEIRATADQMKEQFLAYGLDDEQTEFVLGSDYQLDDDYELDLHELELSTSLKRAQRAMAEIQSGETAKVSHVVYPLMQALDIEYLDVDVAIGGMDQRKVHMLAREELPSLGYEKRPAIHTPIVGDLGTGEGKMSSSEGVTISMEDSTEDLAEKVNSAFCPPTRDPEGDLVNPVLELFQYHVFPRFEAVVVERPDEYGGNLEYDDYEALAADLESGELHPADAKGALADYLDELIAPGRERLRELRGE; translated from the coding sequence ATGGACACCTACGAACTCCTCACGCGGAACGCGGCGGAAGTCGTGACCGAGGAGGAACTCGAAGCGCTCGCCGACGACCCCGACGGGAAGCGAGCGTACGTCGGCTACGAGCCCTCCGGCGTGCTCCACCTCGGCCACCTGCTCACCGCGAACAAGCTCATCGACCTGCAGGACGCCGGCCTCGACGTCGTCGTCCTCCTGGCGGACGTCCACGCGTACCTCAACGGGAAGGGCTCCTTCGAGGAGATTCGGGCGACCGCCGACCAGATGAAAGAGCAGTTCCTCGCGTACGGGCTCGACGACGAGCAGACGGAGTTCGTGCTCGGCAGCGACTACCAGCTCGACGACGACTACGAACTGGACCTCCACGAGCTCGAACTCTCGACGTCGCTGAAGCGCGCGCAGCGCGCGATGGCCGAGATTCAGAGCGGGGAGACCGCGAAGGTCAGCCACGTCGTCTACCCGCTGATGCAGGCGCTGGACATCGAGTACCTCGACGTCGACGTCGCCATCGGCGGGATGGACCAGCGGAAGGTCCACATGCTCGCCCGCGAGGAACTGCCGAGTCTGGGCTACGAGAAGCGCCCCGCCATCCACACGCCCATCGTCGGCGACCTCGGCACGGGTGAGGGGAAGATGTCCTCCAGCGAGGGCGTCACCATCTCCATGGAGGACTCCACCGAGGACCTCGCGGAGAAGGTGAACTCGGCGTTCTGCCCGCCGACCCGCGACCCCGAGGGCGACCTCGTCAACCCCGTGCTGGAGCTGTTCCAGTACCACGTCTTCCCGCGCTTCGAGGCAGTCGTCGTCGAGCGCCCCGACGAGTACGGCGGGAACCTCGAATACGACGACTACGAGGCCCTCGCCGCCGACCTCGAATCCGGCGAGCTCCACCCCGCGGACGCGAAGGGCGCGCTCGCGGACTACCTCGACGAACTCATCGCGCCGGGCCGGGAGCGCCTGCGCGAGCTTCGCGGCGAGTAA
- a CDS encoding universal stress protein: protein MEILVPVDGSDCSFRALGFGAEMAGRYDGSLDVVHFAESESESTDAVVDRAERVLDAQGVDTEPEVNTDVEVEFRLSDGVGGDILDLVEARGYDHVVMGHHGAGTLERALLGSAAEKVLHAERVPVTVIP, encoded by the coding sequence ATGGAGATTCTCGTTCCCGTCGACGGCTCGGACTGCAGCTTCCGCGCGCTCGGGTTCGGCGCGGAGATGGCGGGCCGCTACGACGGCAGTCTCGACGTCGTCCACTTCGCGGAGTCCGAGTCCGAGAGTACGGACGCCGTCGTCGACCGCGCCGAGCGCGTCCTCGACGCGCAGGGCGTCGACACCGAACCCGAGGTCAACACGGACGTCGAGGTGGAGTTCCGGCTGAGCGACGGCGTCGGCGGCGACATCCTCGACCTCGTCGAAGCCCGCGGCTACGACCACGTCGTCATGGGCCACCACGGCGCCGGGACGCTCGAACGCGCGCTCCTCGGGAGCGCCGCGGAGAAAGTCCTGCACGCCGAGCGCGTCCCCGTCACCGTCATCCCCTGA
- a CDS encoding Sjogren's syndrome/scleroderma autoantigen 1 family protein, which translates to MSDTDDGFDEEAVREELREKYEDDDRGETERMSELLLQGATMTNQHCDRCGNPIFRYEGQSFCPNCQQAAEQGQAAGQGQTAGQQDTSQQQADGQQPEPEPSADARANDQQVREASEASRQVRETSQQPQETAQQAGDAAGAAGGRESASPPPSQNQPRQSGQSGGAPSGEGAAALESSIAALARRAAGTDDPRRAREFLEAAREAAEALDALRRNA; encoded by the coding sequence ATGAGCGACACGGACGACGGCTTCGACGAGGAGGCCGTCCGCGAGGAACTCCGCGAGAAGTACGAGGACGACGACCGCGGGGAGACCGAGCGCATGAGCGAACTCCTCCTGCAGGGCGCGACGATGACGAACCAGCACTGCGACCGCTGCGGCAACCCCATCTTCCGGTACGAGGGGCAGTCGTTCTGCCCGAACTGCCAGCAGGCCGCCGAGCAGGGACAGGCTGCTGGACAGGGGCAGACGGCCGGACAGCAGGACACGAGCCAGCAGCAGGCCGACGGCCAGCAGCCCGAGCCGGAGCCGTCCGCGGACGCGCGAGCGAACGACCAGCAGGTGCGGGAGGCCTCGGAGGCGTCCCGGCAGGTCCGCGAGACCTCCCAGCAGCCCCAGGAGACCGCACAGCAGGCCGGTGACGCGGCTGGCGCAGCCGGAGGCCGCGAGTCGGCATCTCCACCCCCGTCGCAGAATCAGCCGCGGCAGTCGGGCCAGTCGGGCGGCGCGCCGTCCGGGGAGGGTGCGGCCGCGCTCGAATCCTCGATCGCCGCGCTCGCGCGCCGCGCCGCCGGCACCGACGACCCGCGGCGTGCCCGCGAGTTCCTCGAAGCCGCCCGGGAGGCCGCCGAGGCGCTCGACGCGCTCCGCCGCAACGCGTAA
- the mdh gene encoding malate dehydrogenase, translated as MSKVSIVGAAGTVGAAAGYNLALRDVVDELVFVDIPDKEDETVGQAADANHGVAYDANTEVYQGSYEDTAGSDVVVITAGIPRQPGQTRIDLAGDNAPIMEDIGSSLAEHNDDFVTVTTSNPVDLLNRHLYEAGDRDRHKVVGFGGRLDSARFRYVLSQRFDAPVQNVEATILGEHGDAQVPVFSKVRVNGADPEFSDGEREEILEELQQSAMDVIERKGATQWGPATGVAHMVEAILRDTGEVLPGSIVLDGEFGLDDVGLGVPVKLGSDGVEEVVEWDLTEYERDQLGEAAEKLSEQYEKIA; from the coding sequence ATGTCGAAAGTCAGCATCGTGGGGGCCGCCGGCACCGTCGGCGCCGCCGCAGGCTACAACCTCGCGCTCCGCGACGTCGTCGACGAGCTCGTGTTCGTGGACATTCCGGACAAGGAAGACGAGACCGTCGGGCAGGCCGCGGACGCGAACCACGGCGTCGCCTACGACGCCAACACGGAGGTCTACCAGGGATCTTACGAGGACACCGCGGGCTCGGACGTCGTCGTCATCACCGCGGGGATTCCCCGCCAGCCCGGCCAGACGCGCATCGACCTCGCGGGCGACAACGCGCCCATCATGGAGGACATCGGCTCCTCGCTCGCCGAGCACAACGACGACTTCGTGACGGTGACGACGTCGAATCCCGTCGACCTGCTGAACCGCCACCTCTACGAGGCGGGCGACCGGGACCGCCACAAAGTCGTCGGGTTCGGCGGCCGCCTCGACAGCGCGCGCTTCCGGTACGTGCTCAGCCAGCGCTTCGACGCGCCCGTCCAGAACGTCGAAGCCACCATCCTCGGCGAGCACGGGGACGCGCAGGTGCCCGTGTTCTCGAAAGTGCGCGTGAACGGCGCCGACCCCGAGTTCTCGGACGGCGAGCGCGAGGAGATCCTCGAGGAGCTCCAGCAGTCCGCGATGGACGTCATCGAGCGCAAGGGCGCGACCCAGTGGGGACCCGCGACGGGCGTCGCGCACATGGTCGAAGCCATCCTCCGCGACACGGGCGAGGTGCTCCCCGGCTCCATCGTCCTCGACGGCGAGTTCGGGCTCGACGACGTCGGCCTCGGCGTCCCCGTGAAACTCGGCTCCGACGGCGTCGAGGAGGTCGTGGAGTGGGACCTCACGGAGTACGAGCGCGACCAACTCGGCGAGGCCGCCGAGAAGCTCTCCGAACAGTACGAGAAAATCGCGTAA
- a CDS encoding ferredoxin: MRIEFDRDVCIGMFQCVAEWDAFEEDTDAGKAILQDSEETEEDLFVREVPEDAELDAKFAARACPVDAIEVYDDDGEQLV, from the coding sequence ATGCGAATCGAGTTCGACCGGGACGTCTGCATCGGGATGTTCCAGTGTGTCGCGGAGTGGGACGCCTTCGAGGAGGACACGGACGCGGGCAAAGCCATTCTCCAGGACAGCGAGGAGACCGAGGAGGACCTGTTCGTCCGCGAGGTGCCCGAAGACGCGGAGCTCGACGCGAAGTTCGCGGCGCGGGCGTGTCCGGTCGACGCTATCGAGGTCTACGACGACGACGGCGAACAACTCGTCTGA
- a CDS encoding ATP-dependent DNA helicase, with the protein MRVADVPGLPDGVADHLESGGIEELYPPQAEAVEAGVAEGESLVASVPTASGKTLIAELAMLSAVERGGKALYIVPLRALAGEKATEFEEFEQFGLSVGVSTGNYEDDGSRLSDNDVIVATSEKVDSLVRNGAGWIDDLSCVVADEVHLVDDDHRGPTLEVTLAKLRQRVQDLQVVALSATVGNADEIAEWLDAELVDSTWRPIDLRTGVHYGQAVHYDDGTQEELATGGSDSQTAAIVDDTLADGGSTLVFVNSRRNAEAAARRLADVTKQGISGEDRERLREVADDIRGVSDTETSDDLADAVEKGAAFHHAGLAREHRELVEEAFRDRAIKVVSATPTLAAGVNTPSRRVVVRDWQRYDGTAGGMQPLSVLEVHQMFGRAGRPGRDPYGEAVLLASGHDELEELFDRYIYAEPEPVRSKLAAEPALRTHVLAAVATGFTTSEDALHEFLGETLYATQTDDPTRLESVARDVLAYLDRNGFVEREDGVLRATSTGHLVSRLYVDPMSAATLVDGLRAAGDSTAANGGGRPASGDPADAGFQTASEMQDDAAETGDGEAASPTPFGLYHLVSRTPDMYELYLRSGDREQYTELAYEREDELLGRAPREEEAGFEDWLSALKTAKLLEDWASELDEDRIAERYDVGPGDIRGKVETAEWLLHAAERLAGELDDVECAAAVREARKRVEYGVREELLDLAGVRNVGRKRARRLYNAGIESRADLRNAEKSVVLGAVRGRERTAERILENVGHPDPEMDAVDADAETVAAAEERDRDGQANLGDFS; encoded by the coding sequence ATGAGAGTCGCGGACGTGCCCGGACTCCCCGACGGGGTCGCCGACCACCTCGAATCGGGGGGTATCGAGGAGTTGTACCCGCCGCAGGCCGAAGCCGTCGAGGCGGGCGTCGCGGAGGGCGAGAGCCTCGTCGCGAGCGTGCCGACCGCCAGCGGGAAGACGCTGATCGCGGAGCTGGCGATGCTGTCGGCGGTCGAGCGTGGCGGGAAAGCACTCTATATCGTGCCGCTGCGCGCCCTCGCCGGGGAGAAGGCCACCGAGTTCGAGGAGTTCGAACAGTTCGGGCTGTCCGTGGGCGTCTCCACGGGGAACTACGAGGACGACGGCTCGCGGCTGTCGGACAACGACGTCATCGTCGCCACTTCCGAGAAAGTCGACTCGCTCGTGCGCAACGGCGCGGGCTGGATCGACGACCTCTCCTGCGTGGTCGCGGACGAGGTCCACCTCGTGGACGACGACCACCGGGGACCTACGCTCGAAGTGACGCTGGCGAAGCTCCGCCAGCGCGTGCAGGACTTGCAGGTCGTGGCGCTGTCCGCGACGGTCGGAAACGCCGACGAGATAGCCGAGTGGCTGGACGCCGAACTCGTGGACTCGACGTGGCGGCCCATCGACCTGCGGACGGGTGTCCACTACGGACAGGCGGTCCACTACGACGACGGCACGCAGGAGGAGCTCGCGACCGGCGGCAGCGACAGCCAGACCGCCGCCATCGTGGACGACACGCTCGCTGACGGCGGGTCGACGCTCGTGTTCGTGAATTCGCGGCGGAACGCGGAGGCCGCGGCGCGACGGCTCGCCGACGTGACCAAGCAGGGCATCAGCGGCGAGGACCGCGAGCGCCTCCGGGAGGTCGCGGACGACATTCGGGGCGTCAGCGACACGGAGACCAGCGACGACCTCGCGGACGCCGTCGAGAAGGGCGCGGCGTTCCACCACGCCGGCCTGGCGCGCGAGCACCGCGAACTCGTCGAGGAGGCGTTCCGCGACCGCGCCATCAAAGTCGTGTCCGCGACACCCACCCTCGCGGCGGGCGTGAACACGCCGAGCCGCCGGGTCGTGGTGCGGGACTGGCAGCGCTACGACGGCACCGCGGGCGGAATGCAGCCGCTGTCCGTGCTGGAAGTCCACCAGATGTTCGGGCGCGCGGGCCGCCCCGGCCGCGACCCGTACGGCGAGGCGGTGCTGCTCGCGAGCGGCCACGACGAACTGGAGGAGCTGTTCGACCGCTACATCTACGCGGAGCCCGAACCGGTGCGCTCGAAGCTCGCGGCCGAGCCGGCGCTCCGGACGCACGTGCTCGCGGCGGTCGCGACGGGCTTCACGACCTCCGAGGACGCGCTCCACGAGTTCCTCGGGGAGACGCTGTACGCCACGCAGACCGACGACCCGACCCGGCTGGAGAGCGTGGCGCGGGACGTGCTCGCGTACCTCGACCGCAACGGGTTCGTGGAGCGCGAGGACGGCGTGCTGCGCGCGACCAGCACCGGCCACCTCGTGAGCCGGCTGTACGTCGACCCGATGAGCGCGGCGACGCTCGTCGACGGCTTACGGGCGGCGGGGGACAGCACGGCCGCGAACGGCGGTGGCCGGCCCGCCAGCGGAGACCCCGCTGACGCGGGCTTCCAGACGGCGAGCGAGATGCAGGACGACGCGGCCGAGACGGGCGACGGCGAGGCCGCGAGTCCGACGCCGTTCGGGCTCTACCACCTCGTGAGCCGGACGCCGGACATGTACGAGCTCTACCTGCGCTCGGGCGACCGCGAGCAGTACACGGAGCTCGCATACGAGCGCGAGGACGAGCTACTCGGGCGCGCGCCCCGCGAGGAGGAAGCCGGCTTCGAGGACTGGCTGTCCGCGCTGAAGACCGCGAAGCTCCTCGAAGACTGGGCGTCCGAACTGGACGAGGACCGCATCGCGGAGCGCTACGACGTCGGGCCGGGCGACATCCGCGGGAAAGTCGAGACGGCGGAGTGGCTGCTGCACGCTGCCGAGCGGCTCGCGGGCGAGCTCGACGACGTGGAGTGCGCGGCCGCGGTCCGGGAGGCGCGCAAGCGCGTGGAGTACGGCGTGCGCGAGGAACTGCTGGACCTCGCGGGCGTGCGGAACGTCGGCCGGAAGCGCGCGCGACGCCTCTACAACGCGGGCATCGAGTCCCGCGCGGACCTCCGGAACGCCGAGAAGAGCGTCGTACTCGGCGCGGTCCGTGGCCGCGAGCGGACGGCCGAGCGCATCCTGGAGAACGTCGGCCACCCGGACCCGGAGATGGACGCCGTGGACGCGGACGCGGAGACGGTGGCGGCGGCCGAGGAGCGCGACCGCGACGGGCAGGCGAATCTGGGGGACTTCTCGTGA
- the cgi121 gene encoding KEOPS complex subunit Cgi121: protein MRLVAGTADVSDVDEFVAALPGDSETAVQAFDADYVTGRGHLAAAVEHADRAFERGENVASDRAVEILLYAAGRRQIREALEMGVAAGEQDVVVVVAGGDEADAAAAVAAFLDDGRVLDGEPLPGAVSGDRETIRAFFDVSEGELDAAADDLPGVVRERVALLDVEK from the coding sequence GTGAGACTCGTCGCGGGGACGGCCGACGTATCCGACGTCGACGAGTTCGTCGCGGCGCTCCCGGGCGACTCGGAGACGGCCGTGCAGGCGTTCGACGCGGACTACGTCACGGGCCGCGGCCACCTCGCGGCGGCGGTCGAGCACGCCGACCGGGCGTTCGAGCGCGGGGAGAACGTCGCCAGCGACCGCGCGGTCGAAATCCTGCTGTACGCCGCGGGCCGCCGCCAGATTCGCGAGGCGCTCGAAATGGGCGTCGCGGCGGGCGAGCAGGACGTGGTAGTGGTCGTGGCGGGCGGCGACGAGGCGGACGCGGCGGCTGCCGTCGCGGCGTTCCTCGACGACGGACGCGTACTGGACGGCGAGCCGCTGCCGGGCGCCGTCTCCGGCGACCGGGAGACGATTCGGGCGTTCTTCGACGTGAGCGAGGGGGAACTCGACGCGGCAGCGGACGACCTCCCGGGCGTCGTCCGGGAGCGCGTGGCGCTGCTGGACGTCGAGAAGTAG
- a CDS encoding Yip1 family protein encodes MLRNALHDLRTLLFRPRSFFQSHPPGDSLGSAALVVVAVAALTAVAFAAVGTYMASQIDATYTVTTMEPWPDSSCRSFEEMDGPVPEQCTIDEPQTEQRSVGAALEDAVVRRVPVVFFGTLVGWLLVAVALHAVSAFTGNSGPFGATLSVTGWAMPVQLVQTVLGVVGLVFLLSGVDFASDPEVLADQLRRLSDTTGTAVGAGGALLAAGWQAYIWTHGLRESHDTSLGGAAAASVAVAVLLFLVSLA; translated from the coding sequence ATGCTCCGCAACGCCCTCCACGACCTGCGGACGCTCCTGTTCCGCCCGCGGTCGTTCTTCCAGTCGCACCCGCCGGGGGACTCGCTCGGTAGCGCCGCGCTCGTCGTCGTCGCCGTCGCGGCGCTAACGGCCGTCGCGTTCGCCGCCGTCGGGACGTACATGGCCTCCCAGATAGACGCCACCTACACGGTCACGACGATGGAGCCGTGGCCCGACTCCTCCTGCCGGAGCTTCGAGGAGATGGACGGTCCGGTCCCCGAGCAGTGTACTATCGACGAACCCCAGACCGAGCAGCGGTCGGTCGGCGCCGCACTCGAGGACGCCGTCGTCCGGCGCGTCCCCGTCGTCTTCTTCGGGACGCTCGTCGGCTGGCTACTGGTCGCCGTCGCGCTCCACGCGGTGAGCGCGTTCACCGGCAACAGCGGCCCGTTCGGGGCGACGCTGTCGGTCACGGGCTGGGCGATGCCCGTGCAGCTCGTCCAGACCGTCCTCGGGGTGGTCGGGCTCGTCTTCCTGCTGTCCGGCGTCGACTTCGCGAGCGACCCCGAGGTGCTCGCCGACCAGCTCCGGCGGCTCTCGGACACCACGGGCACCGCAGTCGGCGCGGGCGGCGCGCTCCTCGCCGCCGGGTGGCAGGCGTACATCTGGACGCACGGCCTCCGCGAGAGCCACGACACCTCGTTGGGCGGTGCGGCGGCGGCTTCCGTCGCCGTCGCGGTCCTGCTGTTCCTCGTCTCGCTGGCGTAA
- a CDS encoding helix-turn-helix domain-containing protein — protein sequence MPDSMRDYLQRDMECEGLLECFHGLRDLDRRVFARLVDGGEPMTVDELSERIDRERSTAYRSVQRLIDADLVEKRQVNYDHGGYYHVYEPAAPDEIADEMQRMLNDWYAKMGQLIGEFREEYGPGEDGENQRGAPAPPADQ from the coding sequence ATGCCAGATTCGATGCGCGACTACCTCCAGCGGGACATGGAGTGCGAGGGGCTGCTGGAGTGCTTCCACGGCCTCCGCGACCTCGACCGGCGCGTGTTCGCGCGGCTCGTCGACGGCGGCGAGCCGATGACCGTCGACGAGCTCAGCGAGCGCATCGACCGCGAGCGCTCGACCGCGTACCGCTCGGTCCAGCGCCTCATCGACGCCGACCTCGTCGAGAAGCGCCAGGTGAACTACGACCACGGCGGCTACTACCACGTCTACGAGCCCGCCGCCCCCGACGAGATCGCCGACGAGATGCAGCGCATGCTCAACGACTGGTACGCGAAGATGGGACAGCTCATCGGCGAGTTCCGCGAGGAGTACGGTCCAGGGGAGGACGGCGAGAATCAGCGCGGGGCTCCCGCGCCGCCTGCCGACCAGTAG
- a CDS encoding formate/nitrite transporter family protein → MSDSESDSTEQKPSRSVLDSLIESGLHEMNRERSGLLLSGLSAGLDIGFGPLLMAVVLTLSEGGFGDLVTELLLASVYSIGFMLVILGRSELFTEHTTLAVIPVLDGQASLRQLGRLWGLVYVGNIVGGAAFTLLAVLLMPGLGVVDTVAFETIALKLVTHDLQWLVVAGVFAGWLMGLLAWLIAAAQETISRLVIIWVVTATIGILHLPHSIAGNVEVLFGLLMSPAVTLADYLAFLSLATIGNALGGGVFVALLKYGHVVRGGS, encoded by the coding sequence GTGTCCGACTCTGAATCAGACTCGACGGAACAGAAGCCGTCTCGGAGCGTCCTCGACTCGCTCATCGAGAGCGGGCTCCACGAGATGAACCGCGAGCGCAGCGGCCTGCTGCTCTCGGGGCTCTCCGCGGGCCTCGACATCGGCTTCGGCCCGCTGCTGATGGCGGTGGTGTTGACGCTCTCCGAGGGCGGGTTCGGCGACCTCGTGACGGAGCTGCTGCTCGCGAGCGTCTACTCCATCGGTTTCATGCTCGTGATTCTCGGGCGCTCGGAGCTGTTCACGGAACACACCACGCTCGCGGTGATACCGGTGCTCGACGGGCAGGCGTCCCTCCGACAGTTAGGCCGGCTCTGGGGGCTGGTGTACGTCGGGAACATCGTCGGGGGCGCCGCGTTCACGCTGCTCGCGGTCCTCCTGATGCCCGGCCTCGGCGTCGTCGACACGGTCGCCTTCGAGACTATCGCGCTCAAGCTCGTCACCCACGACCTCCAGTGGCTGGTCGTCGCGGGCGTGTTCGCGGGCTGGCTGATGGGCCTGCTCGCGTGGCTGATCGCCGCCGCCCAGGAGACCATCAGCCGGCTCGTCATCATCTGGGTCGTCACCGCCACCATCGGGATTCTGCACCTCCCGCACTCCATCGCCGGCAACGTCGAAGTGCTGTTCGGCCTGCTGATGTCGCCCGCCGTCACACTGGCGGACTACCTCGCGTTCCTCTCGCTCGCGACCATCGGAAATGCGCTCGGCGGCGGCGTCTTCGTCGCCCTCCTGAAGTACGGGCACGTCGTCCGCGGCGGGAGCTGA
- a CDS encoding IMP cyclohydrolase yields MYVGRFVVVGPDVAAYRVSSRSFPNRRVVEREDALTVAPTPDAPETDNPYVSYNCYRTVAGHAVVGNGSHVDPITEKLGLGYPARDALAESLLALDYEKDDYDTPRIAGVLTPDGEAYVGTVRKDALLVEAVEEPTLVATYEKDAPEPIGFEAESASEAAEEAYSAAFEHAVCAVGVVRDGDGYATAVENGPEN; encoded by the coding sequence ATGTACGTCGGACGGTTCGTCGTCGTCGGTCCGGACGTGGCAGCGTACCGAGTGTCCTCGCGGTCGTTCCCGAACCGCCGGGTGGTCGAGCGCGAGGACGCGCTGACCGTCGCGCCCACGCCGGACGCGCCGGAGACGGACAACCCCTACGTGTCGTACAACTGCTACCGGACGGTGGCGGGCCACGCGGTCGTCGGGAACGGCAGCCACGTCGACCCGATTACGGAGAAACTCGGCCTCGGCTACCCGGCGCGGGACGCGCTCGCGGAGTCGCTGCTCGCGCTCGACTACGAGAAAGACGACTACGACACGCCACGCATCGCGGGCGTGTTGACACCCGACGGTGAGGCGTACGTCGGTACCGTGCGGAAGGACGCGCTGCTCGTGGAGGCAGTCGAGGAGCCGACGCTCGTCGCGACCTACGAGAAAGACGCTCCGGAGCCGATCGGCTTCGAGGCCGAGTCCGCGAGCGAGGCCGCCGAGGAGGCGTACAGCGCGGCGTTCGAGCACGCGGTCTGCGCGGTCGGCGTCGTGCGGGACGGCGACGGCTACGCGACGGCAGTCGAGAACGGGCCGGAGAACTAA
- a CDS encoding YfcE family phosphodiesterase: MKVAVLSDIHSNLVALETVLDDMPDVDALVCAGDVVGYNAWPAECVDAVRERDVPTVMGNHDRMVATDGNFGANGMAQAGVRHAKRELNDVQLEWVKRLPRERTLFDGRVKVVHDHPEVQDRYTYPDAFGPHLLGDEDALILGHTHVQHHEVYDDGVVLNPGSVGQPRDRDPRAAYAVLDVEELTVEERRVEYDIERVAEAVREAGLPDNTASRLADGR, translated from the coding sequence ATGAAGGTCGCCGTCCTCTCCGACATCCACTCGAACCTCGTGGCGCTGGAGACGGTGCTCGACGATATGCCGGACGTGGATGCGCTCGTCTGCGCGGGCGACGTGGTCGGGTACAACGCGTGGCCCGCGGAGTGCGTGGACGCGGTGCGCGAGCGCGACGTGCCCACGGTGATGGGGAACCACGACCGGATGGTGGCGACCGACGGGAACTTCGGCGCGAACGGGATGGCGCAGGCGGGCGTCAGGCACGCCAAGCGAGAGCTGAACGACGTCCAGCTCGAGTGGGTGAAGCGGCTCCCCCGCGAGCGCACGCTGTTCGACGGCCGCGTGAAGGTCGTCCACGACCACCCGGAGGTGCAGGACCGGTACACGTACCCGGACGCGTTCGGCCCCCACTTGCTCGGCGACGAGGACGCCCTGATTCTCGGGCACACGCACGTCCAGCACCACGAGGTCTACGACGACGGCGTCGTGTTGAACCCGGGGAGCGTCGGCCAGCCGCGTGACCGCGACCCGCGCGCGGCGTACGCGGTGCTGGACGTCGAAGAGCTGACCGTCGAGGAGCGCCGCGTCGAGTACGACATCGAGCGGGTCGCCGAGGCCGTGCGGGAGGCGGGGCTGCCGGACAACACCGCCTCGCGGCTCGCAGACGGCCGGTGA